The region TTCGTGGAGACAACGATCCGGCGCCGAGTGGCTTCACGCGATATTTGCGCCGCTCCTTCGACCAGTGCAATATCGGCAACCTGTGCGAGCGGTACACGCTGACCGTTCGGAGCAGTTAGGATCAATCCTCGAACTGACTCGACAGACTTACTTGCGTCTTCGTTCAAACGCAGAACAATGTCAAAACGTTGCTCGCCTTCAAAGACCTCGCCCGCCTTCTTCCCAGCAAAGATCGCTTCGACAAGTTCATTAACATCTTCGACATTGATCCCGTATCGCGCTATCGCCGCCCGGTCCGGCTTGATCTGCAATTGCGGCAAACCGGTAGTTACCTCGGCCTTTGTTTCTTCTGCACCATTTATCGCGGCCAGGACCTTTTCGATATCTTCGCCCTTGTCCGCGAGTATTTGAAGATCGTCGCCAAAAAGCTTTACCGCAACATCGCCACGCGTTCCGGCGATAAGTTCGTTGACACGCATCTCAATCGGCTGCATGAAACCGAAAGACGCTGCACCTGGAACTTCCGCTTCGAGCTTTTTAGACATTTCCTCGATCAATTTTTCTTTGGACCAACCAGACTTCCATTCATCGATCGGATTGAGCATCACGAATACATCGCACTGATTCAAACTCATCGAATCCGTCGCGACTGCCGGAGCCCCGCACTTCGATACTATCGTCTTAACCTCTGGGTAGACCTTAAGTGACTTTTCAACGGCAGTCGTCATTACCATTGATTGATCGAGAGAGACGCTCGGCAAACTTATTGCTTCGACCAAAATATCGCCTTCATCGAGACGCGGTATAAATTCGCCGCCGAGGTACGGAAAGATAATTCCCGAAATTACGACCACAGTAACCGCGATCGCGAGTACCTGTGCACGGAACTTCATTACAAACGCAAGTGACGGTCGGTAGATCTGCTTCGCCCAACGGATGAGAAAACTTTCCGATTCCGAAACATTGCCCTTGAGTATCAATGCAAGCATCGCTGGAACGTATGTCAGAGAAAGAATAAGCGAACCGAGAAGAGCAAAGATCACCGTCAAAGCCATCGGAACGAACATCTTGCCCTCGATACCGCGAAGACTGAGGATCGGCAGATAAACGATGCCGATGATCGCCACGGCGAAAACCACAGGTCGGGCGACTTCGAGACATGCTTCGAGAATCGTACGTTCGGGCGGCTCGCGAGATTTTTCATGCTGAGCTTCGGCACGGCGACGAACCACGTTCTCGACCATCACGACCGCTCCGTCAACGATCAATCCGAAATCCAACGCGCCGAGACTCATCAGGTTTCCCGATACGTTGAATATTCTCATCAGGATCGCCGCAAAGAGCATCGAAAGTGGAATTATGGTCGCAACCAGCAAGGCACCGCGCCAGTTGCCAAGCAGCAATAACAAAACGAAGATCACGAGTGCCGCTCCTTCCAGCAGATTCTTTTCGACTGTCCAGATCGCACGTTTTACTAACGACGTTCGGTCATAAAATGGTTCGATGGTGACGCCCTTGGGTAGGGTCATCTTGATCTCTTCGATCTTTGCTTTAACCCTTTCGGCTACAACTCGGGAGTTCTCGCCTTTTAGCATGATCGCCATACCTGACACGATCTCGCCTTCGCCATTCGTTGAAACCGCACCCTGTCTGATGCTCTGCCCTTCGACGACTTCTCCAAGATCGCGGACGAAGACCGGAACTCCCTCTTTTCCAGTTTTGACTACAATATTCGTGATGTCGTCCATCTTTTCGACAAGACCGACGCCTCGTAACAGATATTGCTCCGCTCCTTTCTGGATATAACCACCGCCGACCGTGCCATTATTTGCCATGACCGCATCGTGAACATCTCTTAGCGTCAATCCATATGATTGCAGCTTTTCGGGAGACAGTCGGACTTCGAACTGTTTGCCGTAGCCGCCGTGCGAATTGACTTCCGTCACACCCGGAACGCCCATCAATTGTCGGCGAATATTCCAGTCGTGAATCGTCCTGAGATCCGTCGCCGTATAATTGCTTCCCGGTTCCGCACGAACTTCGTACTGGTAGATCTCGCCCAAGCCGGTAGCTATTGGCCCCATTTCGGGAGAACCGATGCTAGGCGGAATATTCTCGCGAGCGGTCGCCATGCGTTCGAGAATTAGCTGGCGTGCGAAATAGATATCGGTCGACTCTTCAAAAACGATAGTTACGTTCGATATGCCGAACTTGGAAACCGAACGAATTTCTTCGACGCCCGGTATGCCCGACATCGCAACTTCAATCGGAAAGGTGATCTGCCGTTCGATCTCCAGCGGCGCAAGACTTGGCGCATTGGTCAACACCTGAACCTGAACATTGGTGACATCAGGCACGGCATCGATCGGTAAATTTATGAGGCTGTACGCTCCCGCCGCCGCCATGATCGCGACTAGCAAAAGAACGATCAGCTTTTGAGCAATGGAGAATCTTATAAGTGCGTTGATCATAATTCTTGTAGCAACTTAGGTCAGTTGCAAATCATCTTCCGAGCTTCAAGATCTTAAGCGCACCCCTGACGACCACAACAAAAACAATTGTCCCGATGATCAAGTCAGGCTTGTTCGATCCCAACAGGCTGACCAAAATGCCTGCCGTGATGACGCCTAAATTGATGATCACGTCGTTTGAGGTAAAGATTGTACTCGCCTGCATGTGGGCTTCTTTGCTTTTCGACCTTTGAAGCAAATAGAGGCAAAAGCCATTCGCCGCCAAGGCCAGCGTCGAAACAATTATCATGGTGAGGAAATCAGGGACTTCCTCGACACCGATAAATCTTCGAATGACCTCGATGAAACCGATCACGGCTAAGCTGATCTGGAAATATCCGGCGAGCCTTGCGACATTCCGCTTTCTCGCAACTGTTCCACCTACCGCGAAAAGACTGATGGCGTAAACGAATGCGTCGGCAAGCATGTCGAGGCTATCGGCGATTAGTCCCATCGAGCCGGAAATAAGGCCGGTAGTAATTTCAATCGCGAAGAAGCCAAAATTGATCGCCAGCACGATCCATAACAAATTCCGCTGGCTTCGGTGGTCGTCTACAAAAGAAGCGTCGACCGCTTCCTCGGTTCGAATTGCCTTGCTGTCCAGATCAAGCTCGTCTATCCGAAACTCGATCTGATCAAGCTGTCCGTCATGAAAAACCGTCAACTGCCGATTGGGAATGTCGAAGTCGAGATGTCTGATTTCCGCCACTCCGTCGAGCTTCACGCGCACCAAATTCTCCTCCGAGGGGCAATCCATCCCATTTATCTGAAAGATCGTTTTTTCCATTTGTCGTCCTGCGCGTTAGTGATCGTCCCCCATCGCACCCTTTTCAAGCTGTGTCTTTAGCGTAAAGCTGCCTTTTGTGACAACCTTTTCTCCGAGTTTCAAACCCTCGATGATTTTTGTATAGCCGTTGATATCGGCTCCGGCCTCGATCTCTCGGACCTTAAACGCTCCCGGTTCATCGTCTCGTGGAACAAATACTATCGTTTTGTCGGCCGTTCGCTGTACTGCGCCCGAAGGCACAACGAGTTCCTCGCCTGTCGCTTCATTTGTTCCCGAGTAGAATCCAACCTCCGCGAACATTCCAGCCCGTAATTTGCCCTGAGCATTTGGAACCTCAAGCCGAACACGTCCGGTTCTGGTTGTCTCGTCTAATTGCGGATCAATGTATGAAACACGTCCGCTGACCGTGCCGATAGCAGGCGACGTGATCTCCGCAACGGAACCAACCCGAAGCCTCGCCATGTTCGCCTCTGGAACATTTGCGATGACATAAACAGTGCCGAGATTTGAAATAGAAAAGATCGGAACTGCCGCCTCGATACCTGCACCGGAATTGAATTTTCTTTCGGTGACGACACCGGAAAGTGGGGATCTTAAGGAAACGAGCGATGTATCGCTACGATGATCGTCGGGTTTGTTCGATTCGACAGGAACGCCGAGCGAGCGTAACTCGTCCTCTATATGTTTAAGATCAACCCTGGCGGTTTCAACCTCAGCCTGTGCTTCCTGCAATTCTTTGTTTAGAGCAATATTGGATTGAAAATCGTAATCCGCTTTGGCGGTTCTCTGCGCTGTCTCGGCTGTCATTAGATCTTTTCCCGCTCCTGCTCCGAGCTCGACCAGCCGCTTTGTCCTTTTCAAAGTAGCGTCGGCTTCGTCCAGTCGAGCTTTCGCCTGCAATACTGCGACGCGGTTCTCGGCCTTTTGTACACGTGAAAGGTTTCGTTGGGCCAGCTCATACTTCGTCTTAGCTTCGTGCATTTTGCCGTGCATTTGCGCGAGTTGCGGACTCGAGATAACGGCAAGCACGGCTCCCTTCTGCACATTGTCACCAACACCGTAGAAAACTTTTTCGATCCTGCCGCCAACCAGTGCCGTCGCCATTTCGGTTGTCTCGGGATTCAATTCGACCGCACCCGTAACCATCAATCTTGCTATTGCAGGTCGCTGGGTGACGGCTTCCGTAACGATTCCCGCAGAAGCGAGCATTTCCGGATCGAGTTTCACTTCTTTGCCCTTCTCGTCCTCAGAATGTCCCGACTCTTCCTTATGTTCCTCGGCGGCAGCTTTATCGCCGCTGGCGGAGTTTTTGTTAACGATCCACGCAACTCCAATGATCGCTATGAGCCCGACTACCGCCGCGGTTATTATCCACGCTACGACTGATCCTTTAGCCGCCGGGCTTTCAGGGTTACGATCTCCGCCATTCTCAAGGTTCGATTCGAGACGGTCTAGTTCCGCTTCGTCGCCGACATGATGCTCATTCTGCTCATTTATATTTAATTCCGACATAATATTTTAGTTCTCCAAGTTGGCTCCGATAGCGATGAAAAGCTCGGCCTGCGAGCGGTATCGTAAGGTGAGTGCTTCGGTTAGATCTCGATTTGCTTCGAGCAATTTTCGCTGCTCGGCAATGAGGTCGGTGATCTTTATTTGTCCTAGCTCATATACCTTTCGAATGGTTTCGACATTTTCTAAAGAACGCGGAATAACTGCCGTTTCAAGCGTTCGCAATGCCCGTTTTGCTGCCTCGATCCGTTGAAAAGCAGTAACAACCTCGTTCCGAATTATCGCGTCGGCAAATAAACGCCTCTCCTGTGCTTGGCGTATTGCTATTTCGGCCTCAGCTTTGGCCCCTTGTTTTTTGTCAAAGACCGGCAATCCGATTGACACGCCAAATGTAAGACTGCGATCCGTACTCTGCGGGAATGATCCAATTGGCAGATCGATACTCGACCGCCCTTGCGTATAACGCGTATACGCAGTGACATCGGGCTTACTCTGTGAACGAACGAGCCGAAACCCAGCACTCGCGAGTTGTTCTTCGAGCTCTGCAACTCGCAATTCGGGCCTTGACCTTTGTGCAACCGAGATGCCTGTTTCGATTGTTGTTGGCAGTTGTGGAATCTGAGCTGCGGAAATTTCCTCGATGAGTTTTAGGGGCTGGTCGTAAGCAATTCCGGCATAGAATTTCAGTTTGGTCAACGCCGTTTGGATGCTGCCGTCTGCAATCTCTCGTCGTGCCCGAAGCCGCTCGACCTCGGTTTGCAGGAGACTCAATTCAAGCGGTGCGGTTTCGCCCTCGTTAACCCGAGTCTGTACAAAGCGAACCGTTTGTGTGTCCAGTTCCAGAAGGTCGTCCAAAACCTGTAATTCTTTAAGAGAGGCAAGTGCTTCGGCATAGGTATTAAAAACCTGACCTGTGACCTCACGCTGTCGAGTTATAAGTTCCGCTTCGCGTAATGTGATCTCCGCTCGTGCGAGATCGATCCGCTTTTGCCTCTGCCCGTAAACATCAACCGGCAGAGAAAAACCAACACTCAACAGACGATCTCCGGGCGAACCTACGATTCTTCCGGTTGACTGCTCAACTTCGAGCGTCGGATTCGATCGCAACCCAGCCTGGGTAAGCCGAGCTCTGGCCTTTTCGATCTCAAGTTGGGCGATCTTGATATTTCCATTATTGGCGATGGCAAGCCGCACGATCTCGGCAAGGGACATGCCGTCCGCCTGACTGTAGTAGCGTTCGGCAAACGGGATAACCAATCGTCTTTCTGCCGGAGCGACGGCCGGTCTTGAAACGATGTTGGCTGAGCCGACACCGATTGCGTTTGCACTGGTAGTATCCTGCGAATACGCAGTAGCAGCCGTCGCAATGACGACATACATTAATTTTCTAAACATTTATAAACCTATCTCAAAAACAATCCGCTAGCCCGCTAGGCGCGAAGATTCGCACGCTAGCCAAAAAAGGCGCATGAATGGTGTTTTGAGTTAGGCTTTTGGCGGCTGCCAAATTGAGAAGGAGCGGGTAGATTCGTAAGGGGCTTTATAGTGAGAAAAATCAGAACTCGCGTGCTCAACGGTTTTGGGAGAGGTCACAGCCACCGAGTAGACAATCGTTTGAGCAGGGTTGCTTCCGCAACACGAGCAAACACAGAAAGGCGAACAATCATCATTCGAATCACTGTCGGTATCCTGCGAAAGCGGATCTAAGTGGGCGACCTTCTGAACCGGATGACCTTGGTTGTCTCGTGGCAATAGGCTGTCCTTACACGGCTGTACCGAAAGGAAAAGCAAATACGCTACAAAGATGTAAGTCACGATTCTCACGACTTGATGTTCTCAAATTTTTAACTAGTCTGTCTAGTTCATATAATCAATAGCCGCATGAATCTTAACCGCCCGCTATTCAGGGTGGGCTATTGACGTCGTTGTAATAGGCTAATCTCAACAACGCATAGTAGGAACTGCCGCACTCATTGCGCAATTGTCGTGGTTGGAAGGATTAGGGAAAATAGAGTTCCACTAGAGGTGTTTTGGGCAATTAGTTTCCCGCCGTGTTGGGACGCGATTTTATGGGCAACTGAAAGGCCAAGTCCTACCCCTTTATCCTTTGTCGTGTAGAACGGGTCGAAGATCTTTGAGAGATTTGATGGGTCAATGCCGGAACCCGAATCGGCGACCTCGACAACAAAATTATTGTCTAGCTGAAAAGTTGTAAACGAAAGGGTCTTGTCGGCACCGTTCGACTCGGACATGGCCTGCAGAGCATTGATTGCTAAATTTAGTAACACCTGCTTGATCTGCTCGGCATCGACAAGAATCAGCGGAAGATTCTTCTGGAGATCTCTAACCACTGCAACGGACTGTAATGCAGCCTGATTCTCGATCAAACCTGTGATTGAGTCCACAATCTCGTTAAGATCAGTCGGCGTCTTGGACGGTTCGGTCGGTCGTGCGAATCGAAGAAACTCGCCCACTAGCCGGTCTAACCGATCTATTTCACCTTTTGCCAGTCCCACAAACTCACGCCGAGGACTGTCAACAGTCAGTTCATCCTCCAATATTTCTATAGCCCCTTTGATAGACGCTAGTGGGTTTCGAACCTCGTGAACGATTCCCGCAGAAAGTTCTCCGAGCGAGGTTAGTTTCTCTGCCTGAAGTAGCTGTTGGAACGTTGTTTGCAGTTCATCGTACGCCTTTCGTTTCTCCTCAGCATTTCTTTCAGCCCGTTCTCTGGCCTTTCTTAAACGGTCGCCCAGAGCTCCCATTATTCCGCCAACGAGATTGAAGATCACGATTTCGGCATATTGGTTAATAGAGTAATCAAAATGTCCGTGTTGCCAATGTAAATAAACATGTGGCGAGTAAATGATGGTTGTAAAAAGAGATGCCGCGAGCCCACCTCTGAGACCAAATATCAAAGCGGCAGCTATGATCGGTACGTAGTAGATCCGCTGATATATCTCGTGCCAAACGATCTGATCAGTAGGCGTAAGAAAGTGAAGGACGGTAATGAGGATGATCACCACGGCAATGACGATCCATACATACAGGCGGTTTCGAGAGGAGATGATATTGAAGGTCTGCGTATCCATTTAGTCGTCCGAAATGCTGGAACCCGACTCGTCTAAATCGTACTTCTGTATCCGATATATAAGGGCGCTTCGAGTAATACCTAAATATTTTGATGTTTGTGACTGATTTCCGTCATGCCTGAGAAGCGAGCTACGTATAATTTCCCGTTCTAGGGCTTCTAGATTTATCGGCTCGAAAGGCAGGTCAAACCACAACTCCCCTTTTGTTGAAAAAGGGTTTTTCACGCTTTCGGGGACGTCGTTGAGAGTTAGAGTATCGCCGTCGGAAAGTACCACCATTCTTTCGACCAGATTCTCAAGCTCGCGAACATTTCCCATCCAAGGGTAATCGAAAAATACCTTGAAAACGTCGCGCGCAATCTTTGGCGGCCTCATACCATGTTTCGAGGCGGATCGCGTGACAAAATGTTCGGTCAAGACCGGTAGATCCTCGCGGCGTTCACGCAGCGGCGGAATCGTGATCGGAACTACCGCGAGCCGGTAGTAAAGATCCTCGCGGAAAGCGTTTTCTTTTATAAGATCGGGCAGGTTTTCGTTGGTGGCAGCAATTATTCGAGCATCTATCTTTCGCGGGGTATTTTCGCCCAGGCGTGTCACTTCCTGCTCCTGTAGAACCCTCAAAAGCCTTGTTTGCGACTGGAGAGGCATCGCGCTTATCTCATCAAGGAATAAGGTGCCGCCGTTAGCTTCCTCAAATTTACCCTTCGATTCTCCAACCGCACCGGTGAAAGCTCCCTTTTTATATCCGAATAGCTCAGCTTCGATTAGTGTTTCCGGTATGGCGGCACAGTTGATGGCAATAAACCGATTACTTTTGCGCGTGCCGGAAAAGTGTATACCTTTCGCGATCAATTCCTTTCCGGTCCCCGACTCGCCTTCGATCAAAACCGTTACGCTTGTCTTTGACACCCGCTCAACCAGATCAAAAACTTGAAGCATCCTGTCAGATGTTCCGATAACGTTCTCGATCCGAAAGTCTTCGTGGATCTGACGTCTCAGCCGTCTATTTTCCGCTAAGGCTCGGCCGTATTTTAATGCTTTCTCGACTGTAAGCAGAATTTCCTGACGGTTAAAGGGCTTGGTAATAAAATCAAAAGCCCCACCGCGCATAGCTTCGACCGCTGTATCGACATCTCCGAACGCGGTAATAACAATGATGGGCACTTCGCTGTTGATCGCCGTCGCCTGCTGAACCAATTGCGACCCTGTTATTTTCGGCATTCGCCAATCGGTTATCACGCAGTCAAAGTCTTCTGCGGAATACGACTTCAACGCTTCCCTGCCGTCACTCTCGCTTACGACAGAATGCCCGGCCTCCGAAAGCTGGAATTCAAGGACACGGCGCAGCGAATCATCATCATCGACTAGCAAAATTTTGGCGTTCGCTTCTTTCATTTTTTGATCATTTCATCTCAAAAGTAAGCGTTGTCCATTTTGATTCGTAGTTTAGGTTTGGATCGTCGAGTTTGCTCATGTTGATAAACTTGACATACCACTTCCCTGAACCGTCCAGTTTCAACTTCACAATGCCCTTCGCGTCGCTTCTGAGTTCTGGTGACGTTTTGATTTTATCGCTTTCCTCGCGACCAGCGAGAACGACTTGGTCAGCGAGCGGCTTCCCGTCCTTCAAGCACAGGACCTCCATCGTGTCACCCTTTTTAAGCTTGTAAGGATTCTGCTGAGGGACGAGTTCGACGGGATAGCCAAGAATAGCTTTGTAATCATCAGTCTGAGCTTTGCCAACCTGCAAAATCGCCTTGACATGCTTTGCGTAACGCTCTTTTGCATCCTTTTCGAGTTCTCCCGTCTTGCGGCGTTCTTCCAGAGTGTCGGGTAGACCGTCTTCACGGAGATACTCGTTGAATTCTGCCGCTTTTAGAGCGATTTCGCGGGACTTAGTTGAAAGCCCGACGACATAGGTTCCCGCCGCTCCGGTTGTCAGGTTCAGAAACGCGGTCGTCTCGTCTTTGGTAATGTCGGCTTCCTTCGGATGCACACGATTTCCACCTGAAACGACGCTCACGTCGTTTAGCCGGGCGAACGTAACCGCTCCCTCGCTTGCTAGAAACGTTCCGTTCATCACCTTGACGGTAAAGTTCGAGTTAGGCTTCAGGAAATAGCTATCTGTTTTAAGAAACAGATCGTGTGCAAAGATCGACGCGACCAGCGACAGCGATAAAATAGATGCAAAGATTGTTTGTTTTTTCATTTTGATTTCCTCTCTACTTGATTTCAAAAGTCAGGGTCGCCCATTTGGATTCGTAATTTAGTTTCGGATCGTCGATCTTTACCATGTTTATAAACTTGGCGTACCACTTGCCGGAGCCGGATAATTTGACTTTGAGCATGCCGTCCTTGTCGGTACGGGCACTGGTTTCGCCCAGCATTCTGCCCGCTATCTCATAACCGGTTGTAACGATCTGGCCGGCGAGCGGTTTGCCGTCCTTGAGACACAAAATATCCAGCGCACTTCCTTTCTTTAGCATATAAGGATTTTGCTGAGGCACCATTTCGACGGCATACCCAAGAATGGTCTTGAAACTATCGGTTGTTTTATCGCCCACCTGGAAGATCGTTTTGACATATTTCGAATAACGGTAACGTGCGTCCTTACCGAGCTCTCCGTCACGTGTTCGGTTTTCCAAAATATCGGGAATGCCTTCGGCGGGCAGGTACTCATTGAATTCTTTTGCCGCAAGAGCGTTCTCACGCCAACTGGTAGAGACACCCACTACCTGAGTCCCGGCCTCAGTCGGCACAAGATTTAGGAAGGCAGTTGTTTCATTTTTAGTAAAATCGGTCTCCACCGGATTCGAACGCTTGCCCGAAGGTGCAATGACGCTCACATCGGTCAAACGCGCAAATGTAACCGCGCCTTCGCTTTTCTGAAACGTTCCGTTCATAACGCTGATCGTGATTTTCTCGTTAACCTTTACAAAATAGCTGGTAGGTTTTAAGAAAAGGTCATGAGCAAAAACGGAGAGGGCCGTCAAAACCACGGCCATGGCAAAAAAGGTGATCTTTGTTTTCATTTATCCTCCAGGATGACTTGCCTATTGCATTTGTGCAATCTGATTGTCCCGAACAAGCTGTTGAAATGAGCCGTTTCTTCTATCGAAGCAAACCCGGCCTCTGCCATCAACTGCGGCAATAGACCATCGAAACTATCTGCGGTCGTTTCAAAACCGTCCAGAAGCTGGATCAAATACGACGACCCGCGCATTAGCCAACCAGAGGGGAGTCCCCAGTCCGCGACGTGAAACTCGCCATTTGGCTTGAGCACACGTCTTACTTCGCTTAGTGTTTTCGCCTTATTTTCCCGCGTTAAGTGATGAAAGAAAAGGCTGGAAGTAACCCGGCTGAACGATTCGTCCTTGTATGGCAACTCAAACGAAATGCCCTCGTCGAACTGAATCTCAAGACGGGCCTTACGCACCTTCGTTTTTGCGATTTCCAAGATCTTTGCATCACCATCAATTCCGACAACCTGGGCCTGCGGTTGTTTTTCTTTCAGCAAAATAGAAAGCGTCGCAGTGCCGCAAGCGAGATCGAGGACGCGATGTTCAGCTTCAATCCCGGTTTGTTCTACTAAAGCCCTTTTGAAAATCTCCTCACGCGTGGTCAAACGGACAACCGGGTCGTAGAAAGGTGTAAGCCAATCAAAACTTAGAGCCGGAATGTAATTTTCTGGTTTCAATATTTTGCTCACGGACCTTCTTAGAATTCGTAACCAACTATTTCAAATGACGCCTGTCGGTAAAATCACATAAACAAAAGGCAGAAAAAGTAAAAGCGTTCGGATGACACCGCCAAGAGAGAGGCGATTGACGGCTCTCAACATAAACAGCAAGAGAAATGGCAGTACGCTGAGCGGTAAAACCAGGTCAACCGTCAAGTTTCTAAAAGCTTAGTTCTGACGCCCTTCCTCTCCGTAACCCGCGAGGCTCTGATATATCTCTTCTTCTGAAAAGGATGGCCTAACTTCTAGCAATACACCTCCTCCGCTGGCCCTCACAAAATTCGGCACGCTTCCTGGAAAGTCCATAAAGTGGACAGCGAAAACGACCAGAACAGCCGCGAGGAGAGCCAAAACAAAGACATTTCGATTCATCATAGACGGGTCCTGTTAAGAACCAATTTCAAAGTTTTA is a window of Chloracidobacterium sp. DNA encoding:
- a CDS encoding efflux RND transporter permease subunit — translated: MINALIRFSIAQKLIVLLLVAIMAAAGAYSLINLPIDAVPDVTNVQVQVLTNAPSLAPLEIERQITFPIEVAMSGIPGVEEIRSVSKFGISNVTIVFEESTDIYFARQLILERMATARENIPPSIGSPEMGPIATGLGEIYQYEVRAEPGSNYTATDLRTIHDWNIRRQLMGVPGVTEVNSHGGYGKQFEVRLSPEKLQSYGLTLRDVHDAVMANNGTVGGGYIQKGAEQYLLRGVGLVEKMDDITNIVVKTGKEGVPVFVRDLGEVVEGQSIRQGAVSTNGEGEIVSGMAIMLKGENSRVVAERVKAKIEEIKMTLPKGVTIEPFYDRTSLVKRAIWTVEKNLLEGAALVIFVLLLLLGNWRGALLVATIIPLSMLFAAILMRIFNVSGNLMSLGALDFGLIVDGAVVMVENVVRRRAEAQHEKSREPPERTILEACLEVARPVVFAVAIIGIVYLPILSLRGIEGKMFVPMALTVIFALLGSLILSLTYVPAMLALILKGNVSESESFLIRWAKQIYRPSLAFVMKFRAQVLAIAVTVVVISGIIFPYLGGEFIPRLDEGDILVEAISLPSVSLDQSMVMTTAVEKSLKVYPEVKTIVSKCGAPAVATDSMSLNQCDVFVMLNPIDEWKSGWSKEKLIEEMSKKLEAEVPGAASFGFMQPIEMRVNELIAGTRGDVAVKLFGDDLQILADKGEDIEKVLAAINGAEETKAEVTTGLPQLQIKPDRAAIARYGINVEDVNELVEAIFAGKKAGEVFEGEQRFDIVLRLNEDASKSVESVRGLILTAPNGQRVPLAQVADIALVEGAAQISREATRRRIVVSTNVRQRDIASFVTEAKEKIGKEVTLPPGYYLQWGGAFENLERATSRLLIVVPIALFLIFVMLFSTFGSAKQALMIYTGIPFAIVGGVVALALRGMPFSISAGVGFIALFGVAVLNGVVMVSFINHLREEGKSVLDAVKEGSMTRLRPVLMTALVASLGFIPMALATSAGAEVQRPLATVVIGGLITSTLLTLLILPTLYAWFEKDVEGEFTEE
- a CDS encoding cation transporter translates to MEKTIFQINGMDCPSEENLVRVKLDGVAEIRHLDFDIPNRQLTVFHDGQLDQIEFRIDELDLDSKAIRTEEAVDASFVDDHRSQRNLLWIVLAINFGFFAIEITTGLISGSMGLIADSLDMLADAFVYAISLFAVGGTVARKRNVARLAGYFQISLAVIGFIEVIRRFIGVEEVPDFLTMIIVSTLALAANGFCLYLLQRSKSKEAHMQASTIFTSNDVIINLGVITAGILVSLLGSNKPDLIIGTIVFVVVVRGALKILKLGR
- a CDS encoding efflux RND transporter periplasmic adaptor subunit, translating into MSELNINEQNEHHVGDEAELDRLESNLENGGDRNPESPAAKGSVVAWIITAAVVGLIAIIGVAWIVNKNSASGDKAAAEEHKEESGHSEDEKGKEVKLDPEMLASAGIVTEAVTQRPAIARLMVTGAVELNPETTEMATALVGGRIEKVFYGVGDNVQKGAVLAVISSPQLAQMHGKMHEAKTKYELAQRNLSRVQKAENRVAVLQAKARLDEADATLKRTKRLVELGAGAGKDLMTAETAQRTAKADYDFQSNIALNKELQEAQAEVETARVDLKHIEDELRSLGVPVESNKPDDHRSDTSLVSLRSPLSGVVTERKFNSGAGIEAAVPIFSISNLGTVYVIANVPEANMARLRVGSVAEITSPAIGTVSGRVSYIDPQLDETTRTGRVRLEVPNAQGKLRAGMFAEVGFYSGTNEATGEELVVPSGAVQRTADKTIVFVPRDDEPGAFKVREIEAGADINGYTKIIEGLKLGEKVVTKGSFTLKTQLEKGAMGDDH
- a CDS encoding TolC family protein — encoded protein: MFRKLMYVVIATAATAYSQDTTSANAIGVGSANIVSRPAVAPAERRLVIPFAERYYSQADGMSLAEIVRLAIANNGNIKIAQLEIEKARARLTQAGLRSNPTLEVEQSTGRIVGSPGDRLLSVGFSLPVDVYGQRQKRIDLARAEITLREAELITRQREVTGQVFNTYAEALASLKELQVLDDLLELDTQTVRFVQTRVNEGETAPLELSLLQTEVERLRARREIADGSIQTALTKLKFYAGIAYDQPLKLIEEISAAQIPQLPTTIETGISVAQRSRPELRVAELEEQLASAGFRLVRSQSKPDVTAYTRYTQGRSSIDLPIGSFPQSTDRSLTFGVSIGLPVFDKKQGAKAEAEIAIRQAQERRLFADAIIRNEVVTAFQRIEAAKRALRTLETAVIPRSLENVETIRKVYELGQIKITDLIAEQRKLLEANRDLTEALTLRYRSQAELFIAIGANLEN
- a CDS encoding sigma-54-dependent Fis family transcriptional regulator; amino-acid sequence: MKEANAKILLVDDDDSLRRVLEFQLSEAGHSVVSESDGREALKSYSAEDFDCVITDWRMPKITGSQLVQQATAINSEVPIIVITAFGDVDTAVEAMRGGAFDFITKPFNRQEILLTVEKALKYGRALAENRRLRRQIHEDFRIENVIGTSDRMLQVFDLVERVSKTSVTVLIEGESGTGKELIAKGIHFSGTRKSNRFIAINCAAIPETLIEAELFGYKKGAFTGAVGESKGKFEEANGGTLFLDEISAMPLQSQTRLLRVLQEQEVTRLGENTPRKIDARIIAATNENLPDLIKENAFREDLYYRLAVVPITIPPLRERREDLPVLTEHFVTRSASKHGMRPPKIARDVFKVFFDYPWMGNVRELENLVERMVVLSDGDTLTLNDVPESVKNPFSTKGELWFDLPFEPINLEALEREIIRSSLLRHDGNQSQTSKYLGITRSALIYRIQKYDLDESGSSISDD
- a CDS encoding DUF4198 domain-containing protein, which encodes MKKQTIFASILSLSLVASIFAHDLFLKTDSYFLKPNSNFTVKVMNGTFLASEGAVTFARLNDVSVVSGGNRVHPKEADITKDETTAFLNLTTGAAGTYVVGLSTKSREIALKAAEFNEYLREDGLPDTLEERRKTGELEKDAKERYAKHVKAILQVGKAQTDDYKAILGYPVELVPQQNPYKLKKGDTMEVLCLKDGKPLADQVVLAGREESDKIKTSPELRSDAKGIVKLKLDGSGKWYVKFINMSKLDDPNLNYESKWTTLTFEMK
- a CDS encoding DUF4198 domain-containing protein, translated to MKTKITFFAMAVVLTALSVFAHDLFLKPTSYFVKVNEKITISVMNGTFQKSEGAVTFARLTDVSVIAPSGKRSNPVETDFTKNETTAFLNLVPTEAGTQVVGVSTSWRENALAAKEFNEYLPAEGIPDILENRTRDGELGKDARYRYSKYVKTIFQVGDKTTDSFKTILGYAVEMVPQQNPYMLKKGSALDILCLKDGKPLAGQIVTTGYEIAGRMLGETSARTDKDGMLKVKLSGSGKWYAKFINMVKIDDPKLNYESKWATLTFEIK
- a CDS encoding methyltransferase domain-containing protein, translating into MLKPENYIPALSFDWLTPFYDPVVRLTTREEIFKRALVEQTGIEAEHRVLDLACGTATLSILLKEKQPQAQVVGIDGDAKILEIAKTKVRKARLEIQFDEGISFELPYKDESFSRVTSSLFFHHLTRENKAKTLSEVRRVLKPNGEFHVADWGLPSGWLMRGSSYLIQLLDGFETTADSFDGLLPQLMAEAGFASIEETAHFNSLFGTIRLHKCNRQVILEDK